The Argentina anserina chromosome 5, drPotAnse1.1, whole genome shotgun sequence genome includes the window AatagtataatatatataatctttgaAAACGTACAATGGTAGTAGTGGCAAAGCGTATTGTAGCCTTGTTGGCTGAGGAGCGTGTGAGTGACCGAGGGGGGCCACACTATTGAGTTTGTGGAAGAAGTGTGAAGTTGAGGAAAGGAAGTCAAATTGTAGTCTAGGAGATTTGGGTATGCTTTTGTAAACCCACGCTAAAGAAACAAAGTtttaaatacctatttttttccttttgtctTAGAATGGGAATGCTTGAGACACTCCATGGACAAAGTAGATCTGCCTCTGCTAGTGTTGGGAGGTATTCGACATGTTAAAAGCATTGTTATAGTTTGTAACAAACATATATGTTGAAGGCTGGTAAAATAAGAATTGCATAAGCTAATTATACGGAGGAAGAAAAATTataaactagaaatgaaataaTAAGAAGGATGAAAATAGAGGTGGAAAATGGGCTGGGTCGGGCCGACCCATTTTAAACAGGTCAAAACTGTACTCGTTCCGTGCTCTGTATTGGGTAGACccatttgcttaaatattaagcccATGGCCGTGCTGGGCCAAAAAGCGGGCTGACCCGGCCCATTAGTATTATATgatacaataaaaataaaaatattatgtacttaGAATATtcattttatataactatttagaatagttaaatacataaaatactacaacatatttcataatcttatttctaaaatgtTACGTATGTCAAAATAATAATGTTTTCTTCACtactttgataatatttgtaacatattgtagttaaaataatgaaataatcaagaaattttaattaaaaaaaatctaatattcaagtctaataatgataattgtttaaatatttatataaataatataaaattaaatgttTAACTGGCCGACCCATGAATTTATCATGTTTAGGCCGTGCTAGGCCGGACCCATGGGCTAAAATATCTCGACCCGGCTCGGTCCGGTTCATTACAATAACGAACTCGAGTCGTGCCAGACTGATTTTTAACGAGCCGGGCCTGGGCCAAGCTCAGACTTTTGGCCCCATTTGCCATCTCTAGATGGATATGTTTAACATGAAGGCATGCACTGAGCTCCAACATATTTAGATCACATTTTATGAAAAACACTCGACTATATTGCtctaataaattaattaacatGATACTAGCCTCTTTACATGCCTTATGTGGTGCTAATTTACtttcaaaaaaattaataaaagaagaaaaatgatagAGGGGTTGTGATTAGAGGTAGTGGGCAAGTGGGAGGAATTTatccatttttttaatttttgaataattttattttgtttaattaCAATTCTATCCAttgtttaatatatatattttaataattttggAATTTTAATCCATAATAGGTAATTAtggtttttttctaatttggtAGTTCCATATGAGGAATTGCTTTAATTAATAAAGATATAATAATTAAGTGtgctatttaaaaaaaaagaggaaaatagcatgtaaaaaaaaacttgtacgTTTTAGCCTCGCTTTGTTTTGATTATTGAATTGCTAAAGAATGCAACAATTGATAGTCAAGATGATTGGGGAGAGACATGACGTCTAGTTTTCctattagtaaattttatttcagtTTAAGGATCAATaaggaaagagaaaaaaagaaagaaagatgaGTGAATATTCTAAGCCAATCTGATGACTTTGTCCGTCTCAGTGGCGGACCTACATGAGAGCTAACACAGCTCTAGCCCGGTAAATTTTGAGAGACCACgttgaaaaaaaacagaaaagtcGGGTAAATTTAGAGAGAGAGCAGACCCAAGAGAATTTTATGGGGGTATTTTATTCACTTACCTAAAAACTGCCAGATAAAATTTAGACATTGGGTCCGCCTCTGGTCCGTCTAACCCTGAGTTTATTTTGTTACACACCAATTTAGCACACAATGGGTAtaattttcataaaaattaTAGTCATGTAGATTTGGAAATTTGTGCTTAACACATGGTACTATAAATCCGCTTAGAACATCTCTAACAATGTAAAGTTGCACTATGTCTTTGATTCGGTAAACTAAATTCCATTTTTTAAACAACTTAgtaaggaaaaaagaaagaaagaaagagaagagtgaGAACTAGAATGACGGAAGTGAATAGTGtagcttgaaaaaaaaaccaaataacAAACCAAGTAACCCCGAACACATGAAATGAAATAATGAAAAGCAAAGTACGTAAGCCTGAAAACCACAGCCACAATTTTCGATCCCTGTGGGAACCAAATTGTCCCAAGGCCGACACCCACAAAGTGAACCAAAGACGTGGCCGCCAACGACTCGTCGTTTCAATTCAGCTATAAACACCTCTGACCTCCCTCTACCTCTCTCTCAACTTCTTCACACCTCAAAATCACATAACCCCCTTAAAAACAGGAAGCCCAGTTCCCCCATTTTCCTTGTTTACTTCTCTCTCAATTTCAGACCTCCCCATAGTCTTGCATAGTCAAAAACTGCAGGACTTCCCATAAAGTTACTATCTTTGCATCTTTCTCTCCTTATCTGTTAATGGGTTCTGAAGATTTTGCTTAGTTGCGTTGTGTTTATGTTCTCAACTATGGAAGAAAGCAGCCCATTAAAGCGAACAGCAAGTCTCAATTCCTAGGGGTAGTAATTTGCTCCTTCTATTATCCTGTCCCttaaagttttgatttttttgctACTTACATTCTTGCATGTGTGGAATTGGGTCATTTTGCATGTGTTCTTGCTAGCAGTTTACTTGGTATGGTGGAGAATTCTGTGGGATTTTGGTTGCACATTATGtctgattgattgtttttggGACTGGTTGAATCTGATGGTCATGAGATCTAGTGTTCTTAGTTCTTACCTTTTAGCTGTTACTTTAGACAATCTAGAAGTTTGGTTGTTTGTGTTACTGGTTAGTTTGTGTTCCTGGTACTGAATCAAATCTCGGTCGTATGTCAAATTAAGGCGCAAAGAGGAGCCTTTTCTACTGTAGAGTCTAGACTATGGTTTAAGGGACACTCGATATGCTGAAGAGGTGTCTCTATTTGTATGTGTGTTTATGACAGTATGAGCGGtctagagagaaagagagggatTGGGATTATAGAGTTTCCACAATATGCATAGGTAACTGTTCAACGATCTCTTTTTAAATTGCAGATTGTGTATCCTTGCATTGCCCTTATGCCTCCAATTGATTATATATCATGAGAAATGATTGGCATCAAAGCCATTATGGAACCTGACAAATTTATTTATGTTGTCATGTTTATTTCCTCTTGCATATATGTCATCCTTGGTCAACTCTTGTTGTCAATCATCAGATGTTAATTTTAGACTAGAAATGAATTCCTTGTCTACCCTTTCAATTTTAATACAAACACCGCTTCCTGGAGATAGCATTACGtgaaaaagtaatttcaaCAGTCAGCACAGGTTTCAACAGTCAGCGTTAAGCTTAGTTAGCTTAAATAGAATTTGTGCTAGAACCTCTTCTCAGAAGTAATAATTGGGAATAATTGAAAGGGTCCAGTGTCCATGGCAgggaattgagaaaatgaattatatcCTAATCATCAAAAGATGGAATGCATGGGAATTATGTGTAGAGATTCAACAAGTGAGAAGGGCAAACTTCTTTCACATTCTGAAAATTATGCATTTTTCTCAAAGGTAAACTGAGGTGCGTGCCTGACTTGCTCCGAGGCGACCAGGATTTGCCTTGGAGCAACAAAATATACAGTCCAAAGAAGTGAGGGAAAGGCCATCACTCAAGGGGCTGAGGTGTCGCATTTTGCAGAAGCCTCAGTGCATTAATGTGTAATGTCGGAGGTTGATTACAAGTttccttttcttatctttttttGCCCCTCAATTTCCTCAAAATGACGTCGTTTTAATTAAATGATGCCtattaaaacaagaaaaatttCTGTTGTTTCTTCCATAAGTTTAACGGCAGCACTTATAGATGCATAAATTATTTCTATTTGTATGATTGAACAATGTTTACATTCTTTCTTTAATTACTTCACTTTTTGTCTTGttttctagtaaattctagactTGGTGTTGTAATTTTCAATACAATCAATATATCCCATTTGATTCCTAACATGAGAAAGACAATAAAGAGTGAAGTACTGGAACACGCTAACCATGTTCGTGTTAACATATCTAATTTAATATATGAGGGAAATGCGGCCGTCTCAATGCCCCAAGGCATATACATTGCCTTCCGTCTTCCCCTTGAAAtcattagttttttttctagTTGTGTACGCCTTTAGTTActtggaaataaaaaaattattaccaCAAGAACTTGTACGGCATATAAGAAGTTACTATTAATTGAATTTAAGTTATGTATGATTTTGTGTCTTCTGTTGCTAGGGTTTATGCTCCAAGTGGCTTGCTGTCATATCTCGcactattttttaattttgatttggAGTTCCATTGTATAGAAATATTATTGTGTTCATTTATAGAATACTTATACACTCTTTCTTCCTCCTGCAAATTATAGATGACAACATCTGGACGTGCATTGCCGTGTTTTGGTTCTTAGGACATCAATTGGTTCAATCGGAAGAGATACAGTGAGATACACACCAAGAATGGAAGAGTGTTCAACCGGGGCTCTAGTGCCGGCAGTAAAAGTGGAACCAACTCTATCAAGCATGGGAGGTTCAGTGGATCCATGCAGCAGTGACATGGGTCGTCTGACAGAGGAGAAAGGAATGTCAGAGGTGGACAAGGATTTGCTATGTCCAATTTGCATGCAGATTGTAAAGGATGCATTCCTCACAGCATGCGGCCATAGCTTCTGCTATATGTGCATCATCACCCACCTTAGCAATAAGAGTGACTGCCCTTGCTGTGCCCAATCCCTCAGCAAAAACCAATTGTTCCCAAATTTCTTACTGGACAAGGTAGCCTATTAGTTTCCACTCTgtaaatatgaatatgatcACTTGGAACTTCTGTTTACTGTTATACCACATGTATTGTAGCTTCTGAAGAAGACTTCGGCTCAACAAATTTCAAAAAGTGCATCCCCTGTGGAGCATTTTCGTCAGGCATTGCAGCAGGTGAATCTGACTATCTGAATCAAGTGACATAATATAAACTTCAGTTTGTGTGTTGTATTTTGATTGTGGTACTTTTCTTTGATAGGGCTGTGAAGTGTCCATCAAGGAGCTAGACACCCTATTGGGACTCCTTgcagagaagaagaggaagatggaACAAGAAGAAGCTGAGAGAAATATGCAAATTCTGCTTGACTTCTTAAATTGCCTAAGGAAGCAAAAAGTCCAAGAGCTTAATGAGGTCTAGTCATGTTTCTCGCTGTGTTATGCACTGCAATTACATAATTTTGATTGAACTGAATTATCATCGTGGCATTAACTTTTTATATTGTAGGTACAATCCCATCTTCAATATCTCAAAGAGGACATAAGTGTCGTTGAACGACGCAGAATGGACTTGTACCGTGCCAGGGATCGGTACTCTGTCCGGCTCCGGATGCTTGGAGTAGATGATACAATCAGTGGTTCAAGAAACTCATGGCCGTCCTCAATAGACAACAACACCAGTTCTCTCAGAGTGCGAGGAGGAACATCCTCTTGGAATATTCAGGGACGAAGTTTGCATAGGAATGATGCTCTAAGTGCATTAGACTCCCAGTATAAGAATCAATCGGGACTTGTTGTTGCCAGGAAAAAGCGGGTTCATGCATTGGTGCGTAAAACTTGTTTCATGTGCATGGCACGAAGTGTGTTTTAATCCTATGTTAGACACTCTAatttaaaacttttttttaatatcctCTTCAACAAAAAGCACCTAAATTTACACTACCaaaccttaaaaaaaaaaaaaaactttctaTTGACTTGGCATGAAATTGGAATTTAGTTGTTTCATATTCATTTCTctgtgaaagaaaaaaaaaagaatttgaagGTAAGGCATAGCGTCTCATATAATCTTAttgttttcttgatttattctCATTCCAACTCTGGCTGCAGTTCAATGAGCTACAAGAGTGTTACCTGCAAAAGCGACGTCAGATGAACCAACCATATTCCCAGCTAGAACGGGACAGATCTATAATACCCAGAGAAGGTTATACTGCAGGTCTTGCTGATTTTCAATCAGTGCTTACCACGTTAACACGCTACAGGTATGATCATCTGATATTGCATTTCTTCTCTCAAATATCCTTTGTAGATTGACTATATCACCATGTTTTTAATTTGTTATATTCTTATTGAACAGTCGAATGAGGGTCATTGCTGAACTTAGGCATGAAGATCTATTTCACTCGGCTAATATAGTATCAAGGTGATTATATCATTTTGCATTTCCTGTATAACTTTCCAGAATTGAATATCTTAATACATCATAAATGATTTCTGTACTGGAGAAACATTGGGAGTGATACTATTAATTGTGATGATTTCCTTTCATCAGAGACCTTGAAAATAATATCAAATAACCTCGCTTTCTCTCATATATCTTAAACTGTCATTTTTGTCTCTAACAGGCATACATTCACTTGTTCAGGTGTTGTTATTGTTATATGTGCTAAGACTTGAGAATGTGCTCATTTATCTGCTTATTCCATAGTGTACCTCATAGAATTGCCAACTTATCTTGCAGCATCGAATTTGACCGTGATTATGAGTTGTTCGCCACTGCTGGAGTTTCAAAGTGCATAAAAGTTTTCGACTTTTCCTCGGTAAGATCTTGATTTGAAGCtgttttacaattaatttaatGATAATGgctttcttttaaaaaaatggaTGTCTTCGTTATAGTGtattagagagagagattgtGCTAGGAAGTACTGTGACAGATTAAAATCCAAATGATCCAGACCACATGGTAGCAAACCATGGGCCTGGCCAGTCCTGCTAACTATGTGGTGGGCATCAAATATTCTGTTTGTTTAAAGAATTTTCGATACAATCTCTTATGGTTAGAATGGTGTTTGGCTTTAGTGCCCACTGAAAGTGTTTTGTCCTTTCCTACTAACCCCTTAGTGGGCATTTGTTTTCTAAAGGTTAATttgttattctttttcttgcaATCTCATGATAGGATTGTTGTGGTTTAGCGTCTTTAGCCTCTGTAAAATTGTTATTTCTTTAGTTAGCTCATATATGTGGTTCTCTAGCTTTTCCACGGGACTATTTGTTCACTTGTCCATTGTATTGCTTCTCTGGTTCAATTTAATGGAAGTTTCTATTTTACCGAAACGAAACAAGCAAAAAGATTTTATATTTTCACCTTTTAGCCAGCCCTGCAAATCTACAATATGTTATATGTCGTTGAAAACATCCAAATGTGCTTCAAGTTACTTGAAAAATGAGATTGGTTTCCCCCTTTTTTTACATTTAAGCTGAGTAAGCTCAAAGTACTTAAGCCATAAAATATTGCAGGGATTGACACAAATCTGTATG containing:
- the LOC126796172 gene encoding E3 ubiquitin-protein ligase COP1 — protein: MEECSTGALVPAVKVEPTLSSMGGSVDPCSSDMGRLTEEKGMSEVDKDLLCPICMQIVKDAFLTACGHSFCYMCIITHLSNKSDCPCCAQSLSKNQLFPNFLLDKLLKKTSAQQISKSASPVEHFRQALQQGCEVSIKELDTLLGLLAEKKRKMEQEEAERNMQILLDFLNCLRKQKVQELNEVQSHLQYLKEDISVVERRRMDLYRARDRYSVRLRMLGVDDTISGSRNSWPSSIDNNTSSLRVRGGTSSWNIQGRSLHRNDALSALDSQYKNQSGLVVARKKRVHALFNELQECYLQKRRQMNQPYSQLERDRSIIPREGYTAGLADFQSVLTTLTRYSRMRVIAELRHEDLFHSANIVSSIEFDRDYELFATAGVSKCIKVFDFSSVVNDPADMHTAVVEMPTRSKLSCLSWNKFTKNHIASTDYEGIVTVWDVDTRQSIMEYEEHEKRAWSVDYSCTEPSMLVSGSDDCKVKVWCTRQEASVLNIDMKANICCVKYNPGSSNCIAVGSADHHIHYYDLRNVSQPLHVFTGHRKAVSYVKFLSNYELASASTDSTLRLWNVKDNMPVRTFEGHTNEKNFVGLTVNSEYIACGSETNEVFVYHKEISKAVTWHRFGSPDMEDTEDEAGSYFISAVCWKNDSPTMLTANSQGTIKVLVLAA